Proteins encoded together in one Prevotella scopos JCM 17725 window:
- the hisS gene encoding histidine--tRNA ligase, translated as MANKPSIPKGTRDFGPDEMAKRNYIFDTIKRVYALYGFQQIETPAMETLHTLMGKYGEEGDKLLFKILNSGNYLKSVSDDELKERNTLKLQTKLCEKGLRYDLTVPFARYVVMHRDEIQLPFKRYQIQPVWRADRPQKGRYREFYQCDADVVGSDSLLNEVELMQIIDTVFTEFGIRVQIKINNRKILTGIAEVIGEKEKIVDITVAIDKLDKIGLDNVNEELRGNGISEEAIEKLQPIIKLEGTNEEKLDVIAEVLKDSETGLKGVEESRFILDNLKNSGLNNEVQLDLTLARGLNYYTGAIFEVKALDVQIGSITGGGRYDNLTGIFGMPGISGVGISFGADRIYDVLNTLDLYPKESVQGTQLLFINFGEEETAYCLPIVAATRKAGIRTEIFPDKVKMKKQMSYANVKNIGFVALAGETEMQEGKITLKNMTTGEQELVTPEELINKI; from the coding sequence ATGGCAAACAAACCTTCCATCCCAAAGGGAACGCGTGATTTTGGTCCTGATGAGATGGCTAAACGAAATTATATATTTGATACAATTAAGCGTGTGTATGCGCTCTATGGCTTTCAGCAAATAGAGACTCCCGCGATGGAAACTTTGCATACGCTGATGGGCAAATATGGTGAAGAGGGAGATAAACTTCTCTTTAAGATTTTGAACTCTGGGAATTACTTGAAGTCTGTTAGTGACGACGAACTCAAGGAGCGCAATACACTTAAATTGCAAACAAAGCTCTGCGAAAAAGGTTTACGTTATGACCTTACAGTTCCTTTCGCACGTTATGTTGTTATGCATCGTGATGAGATTCAGTTACCATTTAAACGTTATCAGATACAGCCAGTATGGCGCGCAGATAGACCACAAAAGGGACGTTATCGTGAGTTCTACCAGTGTGATGCTGATGTTGTTGGTTCAGACTCATTGTTGAACGAGGTCGAATTAATGCAAATTATTGATACGGTCTTTACAGAATTTGGTATCCGTGTTCAGATTAAAATTAATAATAGAAAGATCCTTACGGGTATAGCAGAGGTTATTGGCGAAAAAGAAAAGATCGTTGATATCACTGTCGCAATTGATAAACTTGACAAAATAGGACTTGACAATGTTAATGAAGAGTTGCGTGGCAATGGGATCTCTGAGGAAGCAATTGAAAAGTTACAGCCAATCATTAAGTTAGAAGGTACTAATGAAGAAAAACTTGATGTTATTGCTGAGGTACTGAAGGATAGTGAAACTGGCCTAAAAGGTGTTGAAGAGTCTCGTTTTATTCTTGATAATTTGAAGAACTCTGGACTAAATAACGAGGTACAACTTGACCTAACCTTGGCACGTGGACTGAACTATTACACAGGCGCTATCTTTGAGGTTAAGGCACTTGATGTTCAGATTGGTTCTATTACAGGTGGCGGACGCTATGATAACCTGACTGGCATCTTTGGTATGCCAGGTATCTCTGGAGTAGGTATAAGCTTCGGTGCTGATCGTATTTATGATGTTCTTAACACGCTAGACCTTTATCCAAAAGAGAGCGTTCAAGGTACTCAGCTCCTATTCATCAATTTCGGTGAGGAAGAGACAGCTTATTGTCTCCCAATAGTTGCAGCTACTCGAAAGGCTGGCATACGCACTGAGATATTTCCTGATAAGGTTAAAATGAAGAAACAAATGAGCTATGCTAACGTTAAGAATATTGGATTCGTTGCACTTGCAGGTGAAACTGAAATGCAGGAAGGTAAGATAACGTTGAAGAATATGACTACTGGTGAACAAGAACTTGTTACGCCAGAGGAATTGATTAATAAGATCTAA
- a CDS encoding M3 family metallopeptidase — MIDNITGEKERVNPFFLPYDTPHNAVPFNKIELADYEEAMMEGIRREDEQIEKIINNPDEPTFENTIIPEDEIKGRKHYYDLLNRVESVFFNMLSAETNDDMDALAQKMSPILTKHSNDVSLNPKIFERVKYVYEHHRELTPEESCLLEKSYEGFVRSGALLDEARKDRLRKLTEEASMLSLQFSQNVLKENKAYTLHITDEKQLDGLPDTAREAAREAVKERGLEGWIFTLDAPSYGPFMMYSKQRELRKDLYMARNTLCIKDNDTNNLELCKRLINLRREMAQLLGYDSFADYVMKHRMATKVENVYKLLNDLIEAYKPKAIEEREEVEALAKEEEGEDFKMEPWDVAYYSQLLKKKKFDLDPEMLRPYLELGNVIKGVFGLATRLYGITFKENKEIPVYHPDVKPYEVYDKDGSYLAVLYVDFYPRKGKRDGAWMTEFQGQWVERDGTNVRPHVSLVMNFSKPTEDKPALLRLGEVETFLHEFGHSLHGIFANTRFESLSGTNVWWDFVELPSQFMENFAVEKDFLRTFAFHYKTGEPMPDELIDKVIASRNYGAATACLRQVSFGLLDMAYYTHKDEFTEDIIPFEKKAWEAAIIDEQRMDTCMTVQFSHIMAGGYAAGYYSYKWAEVLDADAFSVFKKEGIFNQATAQRFRDNVLSRGGTEHPMTLYKRFRGSEPTIDALKERDGLLKRQ, encoded by the coding sequence ATGATAGACAATATAACAGGGGAGAAAGAACGTGTAAATCCTTTCTTCCTACCTTATGATACACCGCATAACGCAGTACCTTTCAACAAGATTGAACTTGCTGATTATGAAGAAGCAATGATGGAAGGAATACGGCGTGAAGACGAGCAGATTGAGAAGATTATCAATAACCCAGATGAGCCTACCTTCGAGAATACGATTATTCCAGAGGACGAGATTAAAGGGCGTAAGCATTACTATGATCTTCTAAATCGTGTAGAGAGTGTATTTTTTAATATGCTAAGTGCTGAAACAAATGATGATATGGATGCTTTGGCTCAGAAAATGAGTCCAATTCTCACTAAGCATAGTAATGATGTCAGTTTAAATCCAAAGATTTTTGAGCGTGTAAAGTATGTCTATGAACATCATCGTGAGTTGACTCCAGAGGAAAGTTGCTTGCTGGAGAAAAGCTATGAGGGTTTTGTTCGTAGTGGTGCGTTGCTCGATGAAGCTAGGAAAGATCGTTTGCGTAAGCTCACTGAGGAAGCATCGATGCTTTCACTGCAGTTCTCACAGAATGTTTTGAAAGAAAACAAAGCTTACACATTGCATATAACAGATGAGAAGCAGCTTGACGGATTACCTGATACGGCACGTGAAGCAGCACGTGAAGCGGTCAAGGAACGTGGTTTGGAGGGATGGATATTTACCTTAGATGCTCCAAGTTATGGGCCGTTTATGATGTATAGTAAACAACGTGAATTGCGTAAGGATCTCTACATGGCGCGCAATACGCTCTGTATAAAAGATAATGATACAAATAATCTCGAACTTTGTAAGCGTTTGATTAATCTTCGTAGAGAGATGGCGCAACTTCTAGGTTACGATAGCTTTGCTGACTACGTGATGAAGCATCGTATGGCAACAAAGGTTGAGAATGTGTATAAACTTCTTAATGATCTTATCGAAGCTTATAAACCAAAAGCTATTGAAGAACGTGAAGAAGTTGAAGCATTGGCCAAGGAAGAAGAGGGTGAGGACTTTAAGATGGAGCCTTGGGATGTGGCGTATTACAGCCAATTGCTGAAAAAGAAGAAGTTTGACCTCGACCCAGAGATGCTCCGTCCTTACTTAGAGTTAGGTAATGTTATCAAAGGTGTCTTTGGACTTGCTACTCGTCTTTACGGTATTACATTCAAAGAGAATAAAGAAATCCCTGTTTATCATCCTGATGTAAAGCCGTATGAGGTATATGATAAGGATGGTAGCTATTTAGCAGTACTCTACGTTGACTTTTACCCACGTAAAGGAAAACGTGATGGTGCATGGATGACTGAGTTCCAGGGCCAATGGGTAGAACGTGATGGGACGAATGTCCGTCCACATGTATCTCTCGTAATGAACTTTTCGAAGCCAACAGAGGATAAACCTGCATTACTGAGGCTCGGTGAAGTTGAGACATTCTTACATGAGTTTGGTCATTCTCTTCATGGTATCTTTGCCAATACACGCTTTGAAAGTCTATCAGGAACTAATGTATGGTGGGACTTCGTTGAACTTCCTTCGCAGTTTATGGAAAACTTTGCTGTTGAGAAAGACTTCCTTCGTACCTTTGCTTTCCATTATAAAACTGGTGAGCCTATGCCAGATGAATTGATTGACAAGGTTATTGCAAGTCGTAATTATGGTGCTGCAACCGCTTGTTTACGACAAGTTAGTTTCGGTCTCTTAGATATGGCTTATTACACTCATAAAGATGAGTTCACAGAAGATATTATCCCATTTGAGAAGAAAGCTTGGGAAGCAGCAATTATTGATGAGCAGCGTATGGATACATGTATGACCGTACAGTTCTCTCACATTATGGCTGGAGGTTACGCTGCAGGTTATTATAGCTATAAATGGGCTGAAGTTCTTGATGCTGATGCGTTCAGCGTGTTCAAGAAAGAAGGAATCTTCAACCAAGCAACTGCTCAGCGTTTCAGAGATAATGTCCTCTCACGTGGTGGAACGGAACACCCAATGACTCTCTATAAGCGTTTCCGTGGAAGTGAACCAACAATTGATGCATTGAAAGAACGAGATGGACTTTTAAAACGACAGTAA
- a CDS encoding DUF4230 domain-containing protein has product MKYFILVVSSLLLLITACTNKNSTEEPTVKSIDTIPMLVTQVQQCSRLYTTEYRIHKIITHNDEIKLSGSIMKHDFNVDLPLGSRRIAIPMDATLKAYIDLSSFSKKNIKHKGNELFITLPDPKVVLTSTKIDHNEVKEYVALTRHNFTDAELTSYESQGREHIIASIPQMGIIEQAQRSAARQLVPLFTAMGYKEYNITISFRKKFTIRDLRQLVEVNIKD; this is encoded by the coding sequence ATGAAATATTTTATCCTCGTAGTTTCGTCTCTCTTACTGCTCATAACTGCATGTACCAACAAGAATAGCACTGAGGAACCTACCGTAAAGAGCATTGACACAATACCGATGTTGGTGACTCAAGTACAGCAGTGTTCCCGACTCTATACGACAGAATATCGTATACATAAGATTATCACCCACAACGATGAGATTAAATTATCAGGATCAATTATGAAACATGACTTCAATGTGGATCTTCCATTAGGTAGCCGTAGAATAGCTATTCCAATGGATGCAACATTGAAAGCATACATTGATTTATCCAGTTTTAGCAAAAAAAATATTAAACATAAAGGCAATGAACTTTTCATTACTCTACCCGATCCTAAAGTTGTTCTCACTTCAACAAAGATAGATCATAATGAGGTGAAGGAATATGTAGCACTGACACGTCATAATTTCACAGACGCAGAGCTTACAAGTTATGAGTCACAAGGTAGAGAACATATTATTGCTTCTATCCCACAGATGGGCATCATTGAACAAGCGCAAAGGAGTGCAGCACGACAACTTGTTCCTTTATTTACAGCTATGGGTTATAAAGAGTATAATATAACTATCTCTTTCCGCAAGAAGTTTACAATTAGAGATTTAAGACAGTTAGTTGAAGTAAATATAAAAGATTAA
- a CDS encoding adenylosuccinate synthase, whose amino-acid sequence MNTGKVDVLLGLQWGDEGKGKVVDVLTPRYDVVARFQGGPNAGHTLEFEGQKYVLRSIPSGIFQGGKVNIIGNGVVLAPDLFMGEAKDLEKSGHPLKERLHISKKAHLIMPTHRILDRAYEAAKGKNKVGTTGKGIGPTYTDKVSRNGLRVGDILCDFERKYAAHKERHMKMLTGLGWTNFEGLEETEKVWMEGIAYMKEFKFVDSENEINHLIREGRHILCEGAQGTMLDVDFGSYPFVTSSNTICAGACTGLGIGPNKVGNVYGIMKAYCTRVGAGPFPTELFDEIGKEIRDLGHEYGAVTGRERRCGWIDLVQLRYSVMINGVTELIMMKSDVLDSFETIKACVAYELPDGTETKDFPYEIDNVKPIYKDFRGWKKDMTKCKSQDEFPQEFRDYVAFLENYLETRIGVISVGPDREQTIVL is encoded by the coding sequence ATGAACACAGGTAAAGTAGACGTCCTATTGGGTCTCCAATGGGGTGATGAAGGAAAAGGTAAGGTTGTAGACGTGCTTACACCACGATATGATGTAGTGGCTCGTTTCCAAGGAGGTCCAAATGCTGGACATACTCTTGAATTCGAAGGTCAGAAGTATGTGCTGCGTTCTATACCTTCAGGCATCTTTCAAGGTGGAAAAGTTAACATCATTGGTAATGGAGTTGTCTTAGCTCCTGACCTTTTTATGGGTGAGGCAAAAGACCTTGAAAAGAGTGGGCATCCACTGAAAGAGCGCTTGCATATATCAAAGAAGGCACACCTCATCATGCCTACACATCGTATCCTCGACCGTGCTTACGAAGCAGCAAAAGGAAAGAATAAGGTAGGAACGACTGGTAAGGGTATTGGACCTACTTACACCGATAAAGTTAGCCGTAATGGTTTACGTGTTGGTGACATTCTTTGTGATTTCGAACGCAAGTATGCTGCTCACAAGGAGCGTCACATGAAGATGCTAACAGGTCTTGGTTGGACGAACTTTGAAGGTTTGGAAGAGACCGAGAAGGTTTGGATGGAAGGAATCGCTTATATGAAGGAGTTTAAATTCGTTGATTCAGAGAATGAAATCAATCACCTAATTCGTGAGGGTAGGCATATTCTTTGTGAAGGAGCCCAAGGTACGATGCTAGATGTAGATTTTGGCTCATATCCATTTGTTACCTCTTCAAATACAATTTGTGCTGGTGCTTGCACTGGACTTGGAATCGGTCCAAATAAGGTTGGAAATGTCTATGGCATTATGAAAGCTTATTGTACTCGTGTTGGTGCTGGCCCATTCCCAACAGAACTTTTCGATGAGATTGGCAAAGAGATTCGTGACCTTGGTCATGAATATGGCGCTGTGACAGGACGTGAACGTCGTTGTGGTTGGATCGATCTCGTTCAGCTTCGTTATTCTGTCATGATTAATGGTGTGACAGAGCTTATCATGATGAAGAGTGATGTTCTCGATAGCTTCGAAACCATCAAAGCTTGTGTGGCGTATGAACTACCTGATGGTACTGAAACAAAGGACTTCCCTTATGAAATTGACAATGTGAAGCCTATCTACAAAGACTTCCGTGGTTGGAAGAAGGATATGACGAAATGCAAGTCACAAGATGAATTCCCACAGGAGTTCCGTGACTATGTAGCTTTCCTTGAGAACTATCTTGAAACCCGTATAGGGGTTATCTCTGTTGGTCCTGATCGTGAACAAACGATTGTTTTATAA
- a CDS encoding 5-formyltetrahydrofolate cyclo-ligase: MKQLDKKSLRKEMRMRKKQYSTEELIKESHPLIQRVLDHPHLQNAKTILLYNSLPDEVYTHDLIRQLHNEGKTILLPVVISDTEMELRLYKDSESFETSSYGILEPTGEAFTDFSSIEFALIPGMAFDDECNRLGRGKGYYDRFLPLLKEAYKLGICFPFQLLKNIPAEETDIKVDECISSGL; encoded by the coding sequence ATGAAACAGCTTGATAAGAAATCCTTACGTAAAGAAATGAGAATGCGTAAAAAACAATATTCTACAGAAGAGTTGATTAAAGAATCGCATCCATTAATTCAGCGTGTATTAGATCATCCACATCTGCAGAATGCCAAAACAATTCTTTTATATAATTCTTTGCCTGATGAGGTCTATACACATGACCTTATCAGGCAGCTTCACAATGAAGGAAAGACGATACTCCTCCCCGTTGTTATTAGTGATACGGAGATGGAATTACGCCTCTATAAAGATTCTGAATCTTTTGAAACAAGTAGTTATGGCATACTTGAGCCAACTGGTGAAGCCTTTACAGATTTTTCTTCTATAGAGTTTGCACTGATTCCTGGTATGGCTTTTGATGATGAATGTAATCGTCTAGGTCGTGGTAAAGGTTATTATGATCGTTTTTTACCGCTATTAAAAGAAGCTTATAAACTTGGTATTTGTTTCCCATTCCAACTTCTCAAGAATATTCCAGCAGAAGAAACTGATATAAAGGTGGATGAATGCATTTCTTCAGGTCTTTAA
- a CDS encoding L-serine ammonia-lyase translates to MESLKEIFKIGKGPSSSHTMGPQRAAIIFAERHPEAAKFEVTLYGSLAATGKGHMTDKAIIDVLKKVAPIEIRWEPEVFLPYHPNGMLFRAFNNNQDLLDEWIVYSVGGGALSEGKATNDYFHKESVYDMHTLKDIQIWCEHHGRGYWEYVKQCESDDFWDYLREVWKTMQAAVERGLDSEGSLPGPLNLARKAPNYYIKARGYKPSLQSRGMVYSYALAVSEENASGGKIVTAPTCGACGVVPAVLYHLQKGHEFSETKILHALATAGLFGNIVKYNASISGAEVGCQGEVGVACAMASAASCQLFGGSPSQIEYAAEMGLEHHLGMTCDPVCGLVQIPCIERNAFAACRALDAQLYASFSDGHHRVSFDRVVEVMKQTGHDIPSLYKETSAGGLAKQYPM, encoded by the coding sequence ATGGAATCATTAAAAGAGATATTTAAAATCGGTAAAGGACCTTCAAGTAGTCATACTATGGGTCCACAGCGTGCAGCAATCATCTTTGCTGAGCGTCATCCCGAAGCAGCAAAATTTGAAGTTACACTTTATGGCAGCTTAGCAGCTACTGGTAAGGGACACATGACAGATAAGGCTATCATTGATGTTTTGAAGAAAGTTGCACCGATAGAAATAAGGTGGGAACCTGAAGTCTTTCTCCCCTATCATCCCAATGGTATGTTATTTCGTGCTTTTAATAACAATCAAGACCTATTGGATGAATGGATAGTCTATAGTGTTGGTGGAGGCGCACTATCAGAAGGTAAAGCTACAAATGATTATTTTCATAAGGAATCTGTTTATGACATGCACACTCTCAAAGATATTCAGATATGGTGTGAGCATCATGGACGTGGCTATTGGGAGTATGTAAAACAGTGCGAGAGTGATGATTTCTGGGATTATCTTCGTGAGGTCTGGAAAACTATGCAGGCAGCTGTTGAACGTGGTCTTGATAGCGAAGGTTCTTTACCAGGACCATTAAACCTAGCTCGAAAAGCACCAAATTATTACATCAAAGCACGTGGATATAAGCCTTCTCTGCAGAGTCGTGGAATGGTGTATTCATACGCTTTGGCTGTCAGTGAGGAAAATGCGTCTGGTGGTAAAATTGTTACTGCACCAACTTGTGGTGCTTGCGGTGTAGTCCCAGCAGTACTCTATCATTTGCAAAAAGGACATGAGTTTTCTGAAACGAAGATTTTACACGCACTTGCAACAGCAGGTCTGTTTGGTAACATCGTAAAATACAATGCTTCTATCTCTGGCGCAGAAGTAGGTTGTCAAGGTGAGGTTGGTGTAGCTTGTGCAATGGCTTCTGCCGCTTCTTGTCAATTATTTGGTGGTAGTCCTTCCCAGATAGAATATGCTGCCGAAATGGGATTAGAGCATCACTTGGGTATGACCTGCGATCCAGTTTGTGGTTTAGTGCAGATTCCTTGTATTGAGCGTAATGCATTCGCTGCTTGTCGAGCTTTGGATGCACAGCTTTATGCGTCATTTAGTGATGGGCACCATCGCGTCTCATTCGATCGTGTTGTTGAAGTAATGAAGCAAACAGGGCATGATATTCCATCACTTTATAAAGAAACAAGTGCTGGTGGATTGGCAAAGCAATATCCAATGTAA
- a CDS encoding S41 family peptidase has protein sequence MNQNKKNRFMPLLMALCVVVGILIGTFYANHFSGNRLNIINNGSSRLSNLLHIIDDQYVDSVNIDELVDKAIPEILSELDPHSVYISAKDVQLATDDLKGSFSGVGIEFNIRQDTLCIQNVIKDGPADKAGILAGDKVVSINGKAFVGKDVTNEEAMHRLKGPKDSKVKIGVRRYGENGVKMFTVTRGDIAVKSVSAAYMLNDSTGYIRIKNFGERTYAEMLAALQTLNIQGADHLVIDLRDNGGGILEAAVQMANEFLPKNRLIVYTQGRKSPRVNYRSDGKGSYQHIPMVVLINEGSASAAEIFAGAMQDNDRATIVGRRSFGKGLVQQQIQFNDGSLIRLTIARYYTPSGRCIQKPFKPGDNADYENDILTRYQHGEFFSQDSIKHEGPAYHTMNGRTVYGGGGITPDIFVPEDTSKVTSYYKEAVMSGLMLQYAFNYTDSNRKKLSSFGEMKPLANYLEHQNLVGDFVNFAERNGLRRRNLMIMRSHPLFEDYLNSRIIYNILDEQAWIEYVNLDDATVKEAVKVFHMPSLLLPKKNQITHRQANLLRK, from the coding sequence ATGAATCAGAACAAAAAGAATCGTTTCATGCCGCTACTGATGGCACTTTGTGTAGTTGTCGGTATTCTTATTGGTACTTTCTATGCCAATCACTTTTCAGGTAATCGTCTGAATATTATTAATAATGGTAGTAGCAGACTCAGTAATCTGTTGCATATTATTGATGACCAGTACGTTGATTCCGTTAATATTGATGAACTTGTTGATAAAGCTATCCCTGAAATTTTGTCAGAATTAGATCCACATTCAGTGTATATCAGTGCGAAAGATGTTCAACTAGCAACAGATGATTTGAAGGGCTCTTTTTCTGGAGTTGGAATTGAGTTTAATATTCGTCAAGATACATTATGCATACAGAATGTTATCAAAGATGGACCAGCAGACAAAGCAGGTATATTGGCAGGTGACAAGGTTGTAAGTATTAATGGTAAAGCGTTTGTTGGGAAAGATGTGACAAATGAAGAAGCGATGCATCGCCTCAAGGGACCAAAAGATTCAAAGGTTAAGATAGGGGTGAGACGATATGGTGAGAATGGTGTAAAAATGTTCACTGTAACGCGTGGTGACATCGCTGTGAAGAGTGTTTCTGCAGCATATATGCTTAATGATTCAACTGGTTATATTCGTATCAAGAACTTTGGTGAAAGAACTTATGCAGAGATGTTAGCTGCCTTACAGACACTTAATATCCAAGGTGCTGACCATTTAGTTATTGACCTTCGTGACAATGGAGGTGGTATCCTGGAGGCTGCCGTGCAGATGGCAAATGAGTTTCTTCCTAAGAATCGTTTGATTGTTTATACTCAAGGAAGAAAGAGTCCACGTGTTAATTATCGTAGCGATGGCAAAGGAAGCTATCAACATATTCCTATGGTTGTACTCATCAACGAGGGATCTGCTTCTGCGGCAGAGATCTTTGCTGGTGCTATGCAAGATAACGATCGTGCAACAATTGTTGGTCGTCGTTCATTTGGTAAAGGATTGGTACAGCAGCAGATTCAATTTAATGATGGTAGTTTGATAAGGTTGACAATTGCACGTTATTATACTCCATCTGGTCGTTGTATTCAAAAACCATTCAAGCCAGGTGATAATGCGGACTATGAGAATGATATTCTTACACGTTACCAGCATGGTGAGTTCTTCTCTCAGGATAGTATCAAGCATGAAGGACCAGCTTATCATACAATGAACGGACGTACTGTGTATGGTGGCGGTGGTATAACACCTGATATCTTTGTTCCAGAAGATACATCAAAAGTTACTTCTTATTACAAGGAGGCGGTGATGAGTGGACTCATGCTTCAGTATGCTTTCAATTATACTGATAGCAATAGAAAGAAGCTCAGTAGTTTTGGTGAAATGAAGCCTTTAGCAAACTACTTAGAGCATCAGAATCTTGTGGGCGATTTCGTTAACTTTGCGGAAAGGAATGGATTGCGCCGACGCAATTTGATGATTATGCGTTCACATCCACTTTTTGAAGATTACCTCAATAGTCGTATTATTTATAATATACTTGATGAACAGGCTTGGATTGAGTATGTGAACCTCGATGATGCCACTGTTAAGGAGGCTGTCAAGGTATTCCATATGCCTTCTCTGTTGTTGCCGAAAAAGAACCAAATAACCCATCGGCAAGCAAACTTATTACGTAAATAA
- a CDS encoding Fur family transcriptional regulator, with product MTRDIVKKRVRDILDEYLEANNHRRTSERYAILDAVYDMEEHFSLDELGAALEKNNFRVSRATLYNTMRLFIELRLVVRHRFIGQTKYEACYNNEDHIHQICTLCGTVTEVDSPEIADAIKNTKFHRFRRDGFSLYIYGICSRCQAILSRQRSKFLTQRQVKNSHKSK from the coding sequence GTGACTAGAGATATAGTCAAAAAAAGAGTTCGAGATATTCTGGATGAATACCTCGAAGCTAATAATCATCGCAGGACATCAGAGCGGTATGCTATTCTGGATGCAGTGTATGACATGGAGGAACATTTCTCCTTGGATGAGTTGGGTGCAGCGCTTGAAAAGAATAATTTTCGAGTTTCTCGTGCCACACTCTATAATACAATGCGTCTTTTCATAGAGTTGCGTCTCGTTGTTAGACATCGTTTCATTGGTCAAACTAAATATGAAGCATGCTACAACAATGAAGATCATATTCATCAGATCTGTACGCTATGCGGAACAGTAACAGAGGTAGATTCTCCAGAAATTGCGGATGCGATTAAGAATACAAAGTTCCACCGTTTCCGCCGTGATGGTTTCTCCTTATATATATATGGAATCTGCTCACGCTGTCAGGCCATTTTGTCGCGTCAGAGGAGTAAGTTTCTTACACAGAGGCAAGTTAAAAACTCACATAAAAGCAAATGA
- a CDS encoding DUF4230 domain-containing protein, with amino-acid sequence MKITSTDNINLGQKENEIKMDKKSFFKRFLSFNKGCLIFFIVILCLFSGLFYWFNSSNEVSVSTNQRIDITHTQIQQIQDIGQWEFLAINDEELIDTVSRGFFSDSELVRIYYGTLRLGIDLHQTEPHWIRVENDSVIVAKLPPIILLDTNFIDEAKSRSFFEKGDWTSADREQLYNRAYKKMIARCMTKENIMIAERNAKQQFVQFLHSMGYKNIKVEFMPRKNKKLSP; translated from the coding sequence ATGAAAATAACATCAACTGATAATATCAATTTAGGGCAAAAGGAGAATGAGATAAAAATGGATAAAAAAAGTTTTTTCAAACGCTTTTTATCTTTTAATAAGGGGTGTCTTATATTCTTCATTGTCATCTTATGCCTTTTTAGCGGGCTCTTTTATTGGTTTAATTCTTCTAATGAAGTAAGTGTATCTACTAATCAACGAATTGATATAACACACACACAGATACAACAGATACAAGACATTGGTCAATGGGAATTTCTTGCCATCAACGACGAAGAACTTATTGACACTGTAAGTCGTGGTTTTTTCTCTGATTCAGAACTCGTACGTATATATTATGGTACTTTACGCTTAGGCATTGATTTACATCAGACAGAACCTCACTGGATTCGCGTTGAGAATGACAGCGTTATCGTTGCAAAGTTACCTCCAATTATACTACTTGACACCAACTTTATTGATGAAGCCAAGTCACGTTCTTTCTTTGAAAAAGGAGATTGGACTTCAGCTGATCGCGAACAACTTTATAACCGCGCCTACAAGAAGATGATTGCTCGTTGTATGACAAAAGAAAACATCATGATTGCTGAAAGAAATGCAAAGCAGCAGTTTGTACAGTTTCTTCATTCCATGGGTTATAAAAATATAAAGGTAGAATTCATGCCACGTAAAAATAAAAAGCTATCGCCCTAG
- a CDS encoding deoxycytidylate deaminase: MKAHSSTSSSLVEGRSKVAVDYRYLRMARIWAENSYCKRRQVGALVVKDKMIISDGYNGTPSGFENVCEDDMGVTKPYVLHAEANAITKLARSGNNSEGSTLYVTASPCIECSKLIIQAGIRRVVYAEKYRLTDGIDLLTRSGVEVEYLSLEDGCSSSSKSL, encoded by the coding sequence ATGAAAGCGCATTCATCAACGTCTTCTTCTCTAGTAGAAGGAAGAAGTAAGGTTGCTGTAGATTATCGCTACCTCCGTATGGCACGTATATGGGCAGAGAATTCATATTGTAAACGTCGACAAGTAGGTGCGTTGGTAGTGAAGGATAAAATGATTATTAGTGATGGTTATAATGGTACACCAAGTGGTTTCGAGAATGTCTGTGAAGATGACATGGGAGTCACAAAACCTTACGTCCTTCATGCAGAAGCAAATGCCATTACGAAGCTAGCTAGAAGCGGTAACAATAGTGAAGGGTCAACGCTATATGTAACTGCCTCACCTTGTATTGAATGTTCAAAACTAATCATTCAAGCTGGTATTCGTCGGGTAGTATATGCCGAGAAATATCGTCTAACAGATGGTATTGACCTACTGACAAGATCTGGAGTTGAAGTAGAGTATTTAAGTCTTGAAGATGGTTGCAGCTCCTCTTCAAAGTCTTTGTAA